The DNA segment AGATCAATGAATCGGCCAGTAGAGCCGCAGCCAACGTCAAGGGCTTTGCCCTTATTGTTGACGAATGCCAAGGCTCTTTTATGCGCATCGATTCCATTTTTCCTATTGAAGTTCCCGTTCTCCCAAAGGTGGGTAATTTTGTCGTACGCTCTACCAATGTCTTTCGGGTGCATGGTCATTGAGCCTATCGCTTTAAGCCAGACGCAGCCGTCTGGAAGAAAACCGGCAGCAAGGCACCGCTCACAAAAATATTGCCGGGTTGTTGAGTCATGGTAAATCTGTTTTATAAATTACCGCTGTGCATTTCCGCGATTTCGTTAAATTTGGCTAGCAAAATCTGTTTGAGGTCATCCGGCCAGGAATGGATGGCTTTTTCAAAACTGATTTTGCTGTTTCTGACCAGGGCGCGGCTGGCCTCCTCGAAGCCAGGAGCATCTCCTGCAACCAACAGCATCAATCCATCCAGTTGTTGTTGTTTTGTGGTGATACGTTCTTCGAGGGAAACCTGTTTTTGCGCCTGCTCCACCAGCCTGCGAAGAGTGACAGAGGCACCGCCGGGCTGCTGGCCCAGCCACTCCCAATGGCGGGGAAGCAGTGTAACCTCTTTGGGGATAACCCCTAATTTGGGCCGTCCGCGCCTGGTTTTTGGGGTGTGCGTATCAGCTGTTAGCCTGGCCAGTACTTCCTCTGTATCACCGTGCCAATCCACCTCAACCCGTTTACAACTTTCAGATTCAAAGACAATGGGTTCATGAGCCGCCCCCATGTCTTTTACTTGGTGCGCAATCGCCTCCAGTGTTCCCCGCGCGATGACCCTTAGCTGGTCGATAGCGATATAGTCGGTGGCCATCGTATTTCTCCATATTTACCCAGGCTAAATATTTTTATCCGGGTAAATATAGCTGATGCATCAGTCTGTATACAATAGATAATTATCTGATTGGCTCTGGCTTCTTGAGTGTCCTCATTGGGAAGGATTGGGTAGCCCAACACCTTGATCCCCAGGATTGCCACCTTGCCAGATATCTGTGAGGGCCTGATTTTTGTTTACCTGTCAGTGATATACACGGCGTGCGGCTACTCCTATACTGCGGAAAAACCAACTGTTTAGGAGCGGATATGGCCAGAGCACTGATTGGCGTTATCGGGGGCAGCGGTCTTTACGAGATGCCGGGGCTGAGTGAGGTAGAGGCGCTGCGGATAGATACCCCTTTCGGCGCGCCTTCGGACACGATTGTCTGGGGAAAACTACAGGGCATCCCCGTTGCCTTCCTGGCCCGCCATGGGCGCGGCCACCGCCTGATCCCCGGCGAAGTGCCCTACAGGGCCAATATTCACGCCCTGCGCCAGTTGGGTGTGCGCTATATCCTGTCGCTCTCCGCTGTGGGCTCCCTGCGCGAGGAAGTGCGACCGCTGGATATGCTGATTCCGGATCAGTTTATCGATATGACGCGCAAGCGTGACAGCACCTTTTTCGGTGGTGGTGCCGTGGCCCATGTCGCCATGGCGGACCCGGTGTGCCCGTCAGTGGCACGCTGTCTGGCACAAGCTTTTGAGCGCACGCAGGCGGATCAGCCCATCCGCCTGCACAGACAGGGCAGCTATGTCTGTATCGAGGGTCCCCAATTCTCCAGCCGCGCGGAATCCCATTGGTATCGCAGTATGGGGGCCTCCGTGATCGGTATGACCAATATGCCGGAGGCGAAGCTGGCAAGAGAGGCGCAGATTGCCTATGCCACCCTGGCCATGGCCACCGACTATGATTGCTGGCATCCCCGTGAAGCAGCGGTAACTGCAGCGGTGGCCATTGCCAATCTGCAGCAAAATGCCGCCCGTGCCCAGCAGATCGCTGCAGAGGCGATCCGCCTGCTGGGTGAGGAACAGCCACACTCTTTTGCACACTCCGCGCTGGAAAGTGGTCTGGTGACGCCCCTGGAGGCTCTGCCCAAAGACACCCTCGCTGTAATAAAGCCATTGCTTGCTCCGACAGAACCGGTGCCTGAAGAAGTGGAGCGCTGAGGCGTATGCACGAAACACTACCGCTGTTGGAATTATCGGATTTCCCGGCCATTCGTCGCGAAAAAATACAAACCCTGCAGGTGAATATCGGTTATCGCTGCAACCAGAGCTGTGTGCACTGTCATGTGAATGCGGGCCCCAAGCGCACAGAGATGATGTCTGAAGAAAACCTGGCCCTGTTGCTGGAGGTGATGCAAGTGCGGGGTGTCAGCACCCTGGATATCACCGGTGGCGCGCCGGAGCTGCACCGGGGCTTCAGGCCACTGGTGCAGGCTGCCCGCGGGCAGGATGTACAGGTGATAGACCGCTGTAACCTCACGG comes from the Microbulbifer sp. MI-G genome and includes:
- a CDS encoding DUF2239 family protein — translated: MATDYIAIDQLRVIARGTLEAIAHQVKDMGAAHEPIVFESESCKRVEVDWHGDTEEVLARLTADTHTPKTRRGRPKLGVIPKEVTLLPRHWEWLGQQPGGASVTLRRLVEQAQKQVSLEERITTKQQQLDGLMLLVAGDAPGFEEASRALVRNSKISFEKAIHSWPDDLKQILLAKFNEIAEMHSGNL
- the mtnP gene encoding S-methyl-5'-thioadenosine phosphorylase → MARALIGVIGGSGLYEMPGLSEVEALRIDTPFGAPSDTIVWGKLQGIPVAFLARHGRGHRLIPGEVPYRANIHALRQLGVRYILSLSAVGSLREEVRPLDMLIPDQFIDMTRKRDSTFFGGGAVAHVAMADPVCPSVARCLAQAFERTQADQPIRLHRQGSYVCIEGPQFSSRAESHWYRSMGASVIGMTNMPEAKLAREAQIAYATLAMATDYDCWHPREAAVTAAVAIANLQQNAARAQQIAAEAIRLLGEEQPHSFAHSALESGLVTPLEALPKDTLAVIKPLLAPTEPVPEEVER